The genomic window CCAAGGTGAAGGCAAGAACGAAGACTGGCATCCttggggaagaagggtatTCAGGAGGAATGGGGCCTGGGAGGTCATTTGGAAAGGAGAAATCCCGATCGGTATGTTCATTCTGTTCGTTAGTTCATGCCCTGTGATGGCTGAAGGGAAGAGCAGTATATGTCCGCACAAACGTCGAAAACCCTGTACTGTCATTGACGGCCTCGGTAACTCTTCGTGACCAAAATAGCCTAAGCAAGACACACCGAAAAGGCCTTAGCCTCGACGCCATATCAATACGCAGTGGCGGCACGGAGTATGAGGATTATGAATCTGATAATAGCGAAGACTGGGCAGGTATGGAAGAAATTGATTTGCTTGGAGGTTTGGCCGGGAAGGACAATATGATGCCTGCTACTCGGCTACCAGCTACGTTACGGAAAGACCTATTCATACATGACGGGCTACTTCCATCAGCTACACCTCTTTCAGCAATGACTCCCAACTCAGCTTCCCCTGTCGCTATCTCCTCTACAGCTTCAACCGGGGTACATCATGAAAGAGGTAACCTGCCCACGACGACTGTACCTACACTCGGTGCTACTCTGCGCAAATCATTTCGCAGGATACTTGCCATTGCTCCTGGTATTCGCGTGAAAATGAATACTGTGACCTTGCCCCAACTTCTTCCCTTCACCTCGTCATCCATTTCCAATGACGAAGACCATCAAGGCGAAACACGGGTAGCCATTGTCATCCATCTCGAAAACAGCATAGAATCATCCATTTTACATGGCTTTGAAATATCGCGAATCGACATTACCATTGGCGGCAAGTCCTCCGGTATCACAACCAAGCTTTTATATCAGACGGAAGGCCCATCAGGGCTGGGTATTTTCCCAATCCGCCTGGGATCGACGGAGCAGTACAATTTATTCTACGTAGTGGACTTTGTGGGAGAGAGGACGAATGACCCTTTGCAAGAATCAATAGCGAGGAACCTGGGAGCGAGTGAACAAATCCGTCCAGTGTCTATTCACGTCATTGGCAGACCGTATCGTCTAAAGTCCTTGGATTCGGATGAATTCGATTATCCGACAAAGATGTTCGACTCTTGCTGGAATACGTCTATCGACTTGACCAACTTTTACGCTTCACGACCACCCTCTGCTCGCCTTTCTCTCCAAAACCCTCTTCTGACAGGTGGCCCCCTTCGCCCACCATCGTTAAACTTTTCCAACCCTGTTCTCGGTGACAAGCGGTATAACATGGCCAGCCTTATATCAGCTGAACAAGAAAGGGAGAGGGGAAGTGCGCAAGTAAAGAATCGACCGATGATGCCAAGTCAAGTGATGCAGAATCGACGAGTCGTTTCTAATGTTCGCGTCCCGTCGATGAATGGACCTCCGCGCGACTATGGTCTCTTGATGTCTGTCAAAATCCTCCCCCAatttccctcttcttctccttccgACACCATTAGGCCCTTGGTCCCATTCTCCATTGAGCTGTTTGTCCATAACAGGACAGATCAAGTTCGTCGTTTTAGATTGATTGTGccaggaagagaagatggcATCAGGTGGGAAGCAAGAGTAAAAGAAGTTTTagaaaagggaatgaaaAAGGGCGAGAATCTTATGGGAGTCGGAGATGAAGCTTGTAAGGCCATAATGCCACTATCACTTAAATAGAGAAAGAGAGCTGACAAGGAGCAGTCCTGAGAACAGCATTGGCTTCGTATCTCTCTGCCTCAACACCACTTATACCACTAGAAGATAATATCCGATGCGGCCCGCTCTTACCCGGCGCTAGTCTTTCAGCACGAATACGTTTCTTACCATTACGAGAAGGCGTTCACCAGATAGAGAGGCTGAGAGTGGTAGGAGTTGGTGATGAAGTCGATTTTATGATGAGTCCTGTGATGGACGTCGTGGTCGGCAATGGTATCGATGACGTTTAATCAAAAAAGACTTATAACTGTTGTAAATAATGGAAATCGTTTTTGCATATGCATTGCTGGTGGGACAAAAAGTGAGAAAGGTGCAATGTATCGTATAGACAATGCATCCAAATCCCCCCGGAAGCCCAAAACAGACGTCTAAGGAGTAGCACGGCCCATGTAACGAGGGTAAAGGGAACATTCTCGGACAGTGTATCGCTTGAGGATCCAAGCGAGGCATCGCTCGACACCCTGTATTGTAAGACTTGTCAGCGCGTGTAGTTTGACGATTTGAGCTGCCACGACTTACCAAACCGTAACCACCGTGCTCGGCGGTACCGTACTTCCTCTGGTCAGTGAACCAGTAGTAAGGGTCGGCAGGGATATCTTCTCTCTTGTAGCCGGCCATCAACTCCTCCAAATCACTAATCCTCATACTGCCACCGATAACCTCACCAACACCAGGAACAAGGACATCGACACTCTCAGTAAAGTCGGGAGCGTCTTCCAAAGCCTTCATGTAGAAGGACTTGAGTGCCTTGGGGAAGTTGATAAGCATGATGGGCTTGTTGATTTGGTCGGTCATCTTTCGCTCAGCGGCCTCGGCAATGTCATCGCCCACAACGTGGTCCTCGCCGTCTTCTCGCATGATGCCGTGTTCGTTGAGGTACTTGATGGCATCACAGTAATCGAGTCGGACAAAGGGA from Cryptococcus gattii WM276 chromosome E, complete sequence includes these protein-coding regions:
- a CDS encoding uncharacterized protein (Similar to SGTC gene model, INSD accession EAL20769.1); the encoded protein is MFSHISSALYEFLFHASAIDLVIPDVSTFNPNPSDEDLPTWWNALEQESARNTAYFDENLVYFVAMTLPDESVVDLSGSPVVDAKEPTSEILRFLGRLDLTMSASFVPKLPAMEVRGPPATSTSNGNLSAPSTSATLAPPTHGHFQPGPPRANPSPTNPPITPNPFPAMSSEEEQYANVEGVVVWEGKVEESKAGNQGEGKNEDWHPWGRRVFRRNGAWEVIWKGEIPIVYVRTNVENPVLSLTASVTLRDQNSLSKTHRKGLSLDAISIRSGGTEYEDYESDNSEDWAGMEEIDLLGGLAGKDNMMPATRLPATLRKDLFIHDGLLPSATPLSAMTPNSASPVAISSTASTGVHHERGNLPTTTVPTLGATLRKSFRRILAIAPGIRVKMNTVTLPQLLPFTSSSISNDEDHQGETRVAIVIHLENSIESSILHGFEISRIDITIGGKSSGITTKLLYQTEGPSGLGIFPIRLGSTEQYNLFYVVDFVGERTNDPLQESIARNLGASEQIRPVSIHVIGRPYRLKSLDSDEFDYPTKMFDSCWNTSIDLTNFYASRPPSARLSLQNPLLTGGPLRPPSLNFSNPVLGDKRYNMASLISAEQERERGSAQVKNRPMMPSQVMQNRRVVSNVRVPSMNGPPRDYGLLMSVKILPQFPSSSPSDTIRPLVPFSIELFVHNRTDQVRRFRLIVPGREDGIRWEARVKEVLEKGMKKGENLMGVGDEAFLRTALASYLSASTPLIPLEDNIRCGPLLPGASLSARIRFLPLREGVHQIERLRVVGVGDEVDFMMSPVMDVVVGNGIDDV